The Streptomyces sp. 6-11-2 genome contains the following window.
CGGGTTCCGCCCGACTGCAGCAGCTCCAGGAGTGTCAGCACGCGGCCGGTGGGTCGAGGCATGTTCGCAGCCTAACGCGAATACAGGACCGATTCTGTCCACTATTTCTCCTAGCCTGCGACGTGCACGCCTCCAGCACAGCCAAGGAGATCCCCATGGACTTCGTCTCGATCCGCATCATCACCAGCGACGTAGCGCGCCTCGTCGAGTTCTACGAGCGAGCCACAGGGGCGCGGGCGACGTGGGCCACCGAAGACTTCGCCGAACTCAAGACCGCGGGCGCCACCCTCGCGATCGCCGGTACCCGCACCGTCCCGCTGTTCGCCCCGGGCTCTGCCCGCCCGGCGGACAACCGCAGCGTGATCACTGAGTTCCTCGTCGACGACGTGGACCGCGTTCACCAGAACCTGACCGGCTTCGTCACCGACTTCGTCAACGAGCCCACCACGATGCCCTGGGGCAACCGGTCGCTGCTGTTCCGCGACCCCGACGGCAACCTCGTCAACTTTTTCACCCCCG
Protein-coding sequences here:
- a CDS encoding glyoxalase/bleomycin resistance/extradiol dioxygenase family protein — translated: MDFVSIRIITSDVARLVEFYERATGARATWATEDFAELKTAGATLAIAGTRTVPLFAPGSARPADNRSVITEFLVDDVDRVHQNLTGFVTDFVNEPTTMPWGNRSLLFRDPDGNLVNFFTPVTPAAIEKFAR